One region of Triticum aestivum cultivar Chinese Spring chromosome 6B, IWGSC CS RefSeq v2.1, whole genome shotgun sequence genomic DNA includes:
- the LOC123135451 gene encoding sucrose:sucrose 1-fructosyltransferase: MEARDGGSAPLPCSYAPLPEDAEAAATVGRTRRTAGPLCAALLLATAAVLLVVAALAGVRFAGQPPAGGIVVMSGHETTADAAPMSASSRGPESGVSEKTSGAAAHGGMLRADAGGNAFPWSNAMLQWQRTGFHFQPERNWMNDPNGPVYYKGWYHLFYQYNPDGAIWGNKIAWGHAASRDLLRWRHLPVAMSPDQWYDINGVWSGSATVLPDGRIVMLYTGSTNASVQVQCMAFPTDPSDPLLINWTKYENNPVMYPPPGVGEKDFRDPTTAWFDSSDDTWRLVIGSKDDRHAGMVMTYKTKDFIDYELVPGLLHRVPGTGMWECIDLYPVGGKRGIDMTEAVATASKNGGGDVLHVMKESSDDDRHDYYALGRYDAANNTWTPLDTDADVGIGLRYDWGKFYASKTFYDPSKKRRVLWGWVGETDSERADVAKGWASLQSIPRTVVLDTKTGSNLLQWPVEEVETLRTNSTNLGGVIVDHGSVFPLSLHRATQLDMEASFRLDPLDIAAAKEADVGYNCSTSGGTTGRGTLGPFGLLVLADARRHGGDMERTGIYFYVARGLDGGLRTHFCHDETRSSHANDIVKRVVGNIVPVLDGEEFSVRLLVDHSIVESFAMGGRLTATSRVYPTEAIYANAGVYLFNNATSARVNVTRLVVHEMDSSYNQAYMASL; this comes from the exons ATGGAGGCCAGAGACGGCGGCTCAGCGCCCTTGCCGTGCTCGTACGCGCCGCTGCCGGAGGATGCCGAGGCCGCCGCGACGGTGGGGCGCACGCGCCGGACTGCAGGCCCGctttgtgccgcgctgctgctgGCGACGGCGGCTGTGCTCCTCGTGGTCGCCGCGCTCGCCGGTGTCAGGTTCGCCGGCCAGCCGCCCGCGGGTGGCATCGTCGTCATGTCTGGACACGAGACGACGGCTGACGCGGCGCCGATGAGCGCCAGCAGCCGGGGGCCTGAGTCTGGCGTCTCCGAGAAGACGTCCGGCGCCGCCGCGCACGGCGGCATGCTGCGCGCGGACGCTGGCGGCAACGCGTTCCCGTGGAGCAATGCCATGCTCCAGTGGCAGCGCACCGGCTTCCACTTCCAGCCCGAGAGGAACTGGATGAACGACCCCAATG GTCCCGTGTACTACAAGGGGTGGTACCACCTCTTCTACCAATACAACCCGGACGGCGCCATCTGGGGCAACAAGATCGCCTGGGGGCACGCCGCCTCCCGCGACCTGCTCCGGTGGCGCCACCTCCCGGTTGCCATGTCCCCCGACCAGTGGTATGACATCAATGGCGTCTGGTCGGGCTCTGCCACTGTGCTACCCGACGGCCGCATCGTCATGCTCTACACCGGCTCCACCAACGCATCGGTCCAAGTCCAGTGCATGGCCTTCCCCACCGATCCCTCCGACCCTTTGCTCATCAACTGGACCAAGTATGAGAACAACCCGGTGATGTACCCGCCACCGGGCGTTGGGGAGAAGGACTTCAGGGACCCGACCACTGCGTGGTTTGACAGTTCGGACGACACATGGCGGCTCGTCATCGGCTCCAAGGATGACCGCCATGCCGGCATGGTCATGACCTACAAGACCAAGGATTTCATCGACTATGAGCTTGTCCCCGGGTTGCTTCACCGTGTGCCAGGGACAGGTATGTGGGAGTGCATTGATTTGTACCCGGTCGGTGGTAAAAGGGGCATCGACATGacagaggcagtggcaacggcatcCAAGAATGGTGGCGGCGATGTTTTGCACGTGATGAAGGAGAGCTCCGATGATGACCGACACGACTACTACGCGCTTGGAAGGTACGATGCTGCGAACAACACATGGACGCCACTAGACACCGATGCCGATGTCGGCATTGGGCTGAGGTACGACTGGGGAAAGTTCTATGCGTCCAAGACATTCTACGATCCATCAAAGAAGCGACGCGTGTTGTGGGGGTGGGTCGGCGAGACGGACTCCGAGCGCGCTGACGTTGCTAAGGGATGGGCCTCCCTGCAG TCGATCCCTCGCACGGTGGTGCTGGACACCAAGACAGGGAGCAACCTTCTGCAGTGGCCGGTAGAGGAGGTGGAGACGCTCCGGACCAACTCCACCAACCTTGGAGGCGTTATCGTCGACCATGGCTCCGTATTCCCACTCAGCCTTCACCGTGCCACCCAGCTCGACATGGAGGCCTCATTTCGTCTTGACCCGCTCGACATCGCCGCTGCCAAGGAGGCTGATGTCGGCTACAACTGCAGCACCAGCGGTGGCACGACTGGACGGGGAACGCTCGGTCCCTTCGGTCTCCTTGTGCTCGCTGATGCCAGGCGCCACGGTGGCGACATGGAGCGGACCGGTATCTACTTCTACGTCGCCAGAGGCCTCGACGGCGGCTTGCGCACACACTTCTGCCATGACGAGACGCGCTCATCTCATGCCAACGATATTGTCAAGAGGGTCGTAGGCAACATTGTCCCTGTGCTCGATGGCGAGGAGTTTTCAGTGAGGTTGCTAGTGGACCATTCCATTGTTGAGAGCTTTGCAATGGGCGGGAGGTTGACGGCGACGTCACGGGTGTACCCAACGGAGGCAATCTATGCCAACGCTGGGGTCTACCTCTTCAACAACGCCACTAGCGCCCGGGTCAACGTCACGAGGCTCGTCGTCCATGAGATGGACTCCTCCTACAATCAGGCCTACATGGCCTCACtgtaa